A genomic segment from Ptychodera flava strain L36383 chromosome 8, AS_Pfla_20210202, whole genome shotgun sequence encodes:
- the LOC139138238 gene encoding histone-lysine N-methyltransferase, H3 lysine-79 specific-like isoform X3, translating to MAKELRLHSPAGAEPVVYTWPIPAQDNRDGALEIVDTIRWVCEEIPELKLAMEKFALNDCDVKSYESMSILCEKYNRAIDGILQLRNGVSCPGRVNRKAGTGLLRHIMQQVYNHAISDPDKLNSYEPFSPENCSLKTRSALNYTARRDTVYGETSYDLVAQMIDEITMTEDDTFIDLGSGVGQVVLQVAAATRCKLAYGIEKADVPAEYALRMDKEYRKWMRWYGKEYSHYQLDKGDFLSNEMKDKIASASVIFVNNFAFGPEVDHQLKIRFANMKEGAKIVSSKSFCPLNFKITHRNLNDVASIMRVVELSPLRGSVSWTGKPVSYYLHTIDSSILEKYFQRQKNPKLREEEDQIRRTKKNYNEKFQAAKNLDFESANSNDSDYNVFGPTTRRQWSDWVSGKENQKASEEKQKAAGGIAKKYRRRKKDKDKIGAKKHKKSLKVKPKKDMKGMRRGPGRPRKNAISVGSTKTKRSAAIAIDLLHAHTISINNTQQHTAAEFQQSSPSFNVPSMFSSHSGLKMSSLPLSPVPPVPQACQLQLHEHQQQFLQTTECPHALQQLLDLYKFQFLQFMHNMKNPAFHSSIQQKIDQEQAKRAQLVNRISHLDKQIDYLTQDSVKLLHTRLDEVRAPPLVKVGIKANNPNELLSRSKDIVVRHKDLQMKSGALEKNVKELEMEQRKLFQMNEHELLENSNFLGKLCSTTNEQTTAITNKIRREVHNRKKLKRKVTKLETEVQALESLAKDDELHQVQTQDPTKKQPRKNGEKRGTKGSPRNRTSGQKISELLAAKDAARAQQDEKDLWTSEVQTVPNHVSSDYTMTSPAKLALRRHLSQEFQPAVDGQGQASNIEGESRLLELAGKPVQPTNCSGQTSMMLDANCFSEMPQILPGADSLTAAMTLNNAIPVSVATDPTKNSKRNKSGVQSSNCPKKSMSPKSPRSRTSKKSPVSKSPDRHQNSKMMESLKVEQSSNKSPISGQGSVQSPRAHNGTFFNMDHSMARDSQSNKSPLGHSTSPIAAFNKSPLGHSTSPIGGGGGYTQLSPNQHDCRGNLTPVQKPALISPLEIMHQSYGQASSTAPLCVNTSPVTSTAAVAAALGPPLSPQNVQLYPSPGCKSPARLKGNKHDDSCIADQPKPPINHCDIKMKEQTQYFVGINGPNHSGVTHKGKPSSMSCMNSEAVSAVPHSDSKPSNKKKRKQPSSSQSPNRIPHKRQSPDNGTIKPINLHEPQDSILSMVSTVNQPLHISAISSPESSAKSSPVPGLNGENKDTTLLEKGLLISSLEKSFQLAEKTAENDPSQSSVHDENADSDRCRPLTPGGKTPEAIDSNLQEEMSSLTGGDKSSSAESKEAANTRSFEAHITSGFNALMAYASHQLDKRGKKHCKDAKEVGKKESRRQSPVANGPVPEQNDQCRDHTSLTKEVQGMVNGVVLKAERETCNGRVETANLPRMSPLNTPPPDITNTKDRQQQISPPLISNTSHLPQNNITNKDIGRVNSANTSFADIHVKSEVNFNPSFSDQASNKRTDKNSAKVVPVHVSMNDTEPVVPYHKKFSQRDRDVGRNHSKPWLQKGHHRRNNHDSKYNKFNKNPDWKHQNKVSHFTGFNDLHRTGNNMQMNNHGPVPPPLPPLLPPRTNQAMTSPVNEHSPTSYGPIGFTDRHSPVMEAQTPGSRLSMSFTTPGLNYPSTTASYMSAGLGSYGKGASYLTNSLSSWGPPPPNISLQPQSYAGTSLPPPPPPNRVPPTLSGPPPRMSVSTPPPNISLSHGERPPPPPPGRPMNSEPPPPPPPPGRPPTAVSSSMSKVPPIRPNIVNSNFGMNSMIPPYGMPASGHDVSMPMYIRNGPYSNA from the exons CTATGAAAGCATGTCCATATTATGCGAGAAGTACAACCGTGCAATTGATGGCATCCTGCAGCTG AGAAATGGTGTGAGCTGTCCCGGCCGGGTCAACAGGAAGGCGGGCACAGGGCTGTTACGACACATCATGCAGCAGGTGTACAACCATGCCATATCAGATCCTGACAAGTTGAATAGTTACGAGCCATTTTCACCAGAG AACTGCTCTTTGAAGACACGGTCAGCACTTAACTATACAGCAAGGAGAGATACA GTTTACGGGGAAACATCTTACGATCTGGTAGCGCAGATGATTGACGAGATAACGATGACTGAAGATGATACGTTCATTGATTTAGGCAGTG GTGTTGGTCAAGTGGTTCTACAGGTTGCGGCAGCCACCAGATGTAAATTGGCGTACGGCATTGAGAAAGCTGATGTACCAGCCGAGTATGCTTTG CGTATGGACAAAGAGTACCGCAAGTGGATGAGATGGTATGGCAAAGAGTACAGCCACTATCAGCTTGACAAGGGTGACTTCCTCAGCAATGAGATGAAGGACAAAATAGCAAGTGCCAG TGTGATTTTTGTCAACAATTTTGCATTTGGACCAGAAGTAGACCATCAG CTTAAGATTCGGTTTGCCAACATGAAAGAAGGCGCCAAGATTGTGTCATCAAAGTCTTTCTGTCCATTGAATTTCAAGATCACACACAGAAATTTGAATG ATGTTGCCAGTATTATGCGGGTAGTTGAGTTATCACCGCTGCGTGGTTCAGTATCCTGGACTGGAAAACCAGTATCTTATTATCTTCACACCATAGACAGTTCTATC cttgaaaaatattttcaaaggcAGAAAAATCCCAAACTCAGG GAAGAAGAGGACCAAATCAGaagaacaaagaaaaattacaatgaaaaatttcaagcggctaaaaatcttgattttgaatctGCAAACAGTAATGACAGTGATTACAATGTATTTGGACCAACAACTAGACGGCAGTGGTCAGACTGGGTGTCTGGCAAAGAAAACCAGAAAGCCAGTGAAGAGAAGCAG AAAGCTGCTGGGGGAATCGCCAAGAAGTACCGGAGACGGAAGAAGGACAAGGACAAGATTGGCGCTAAGAAACACAAGAAATCTCTGAAGGTAAAACCCAAAAAG GATATGAAAGGTATGCGTCGAGGCCCAGGGCGACCACGGAAGAATGCCATCAGCGTGGGCAGCACCAAAACAAAGAGATCGGCTGCAATAGCGATAGATCTACTTCACGCACACACAATATCAATCAACAACACTCAGCAGCATACCG CTGCAGAGTTCCAACAGTCAAGTCCAAGCTTTAATGTACCCAGTATGTTTTCTTCACACTCTGGGTTGAAAATGTCGTCCCTTCCTCTGTCGCCGGTACCACCTGTACCCCAGGCTTGCCAGCTTCAgttgcatgaacaccaacaacAGTTTCTTCAGACGACGGAGTGTCCCCACGCTTTGCAGCAGTTGCTGG atttgtacAAGTTTCAGTTTCTGCAGTTCATGCATAACATGAAAAACCCTGCATTCCACTCATCAATACAGCAGAAAATTGACCAGGAACAG GCTAAACGAGCCCAGTTAGTCAACCGTATTTCTCACCTGGACAAACAGATCGACTATCTGACACAAGATAGTGTCAAACTTCTCCACACTAGGCTAGATGAGGTAAGAGCGCCACCATTGGTAAAA GTTGGAATCAAAGCAAACAATCCCAATGAGCTGTTGTCAAGGTCTAAGGATATTGTGGTCAGACACAAAGACTTGCAGATGAAGAGTGGCGCTTTggagaaaaatgtgaaagaacttGAAATGGAACAAAGGAAGCTG TTTCAGATGAATGAACATGAATTACTGGAGAATAGTAATTTTTTAGGGAAATTATGCAGTACTACCAATGAACAGACAACAGCCATCACCAATAAAATCAGACGGGAGGTTCACAACCGGAAGAAACTGAAGAGAAAAGTCACCAAGCTGGAGACAGAGGTCCAGGCCTTGGAGAGCTTGGCCAAGGATGATGAGCTTCACCAGGTGCAGACACAAGATCCGACCAAGAAACAACCAAGGAAAAACGGAGAGAAGAGAGGCACCAAAGGAAGCCCAAGAAACAGAACAAGTGGCCAGAAGATATCAGAGCTCCTGGCGGCCAAGGATGCGGCTCGCGCCCAGCAGGACGAGAAGGACCTGTGGACATCAGAAGTTCAAACTGTGCCGAATCATGTCTCATCAGACTATACCATGACCTCGCCGGCCAAGTTGGCGCTGCGCAGGCACCTGTCTCAGGAATTTCAGCCAGCAGTTGATGGCCAAGGACAGGCATCAAATATTGAGGGTGAAAGCAGACTCCTCGAACTGGCTGGTAAACCTGTACAACCAACTAATTGCAGTGGACAGACCTCCATGATGCTAGATGCCAACTGTTTCAGTGAGATGCCACAAATATTACCGGGCGCTGACAGTCTGACCGCTGCAATGACTCTGAATAATGCTATTCCTGTCTCTGTTGCTACTGATCctacaaaaaattcaaagagGAACAAAAGTGGCGTTCAGAGCTCAAATTGTCCAAAGAAGAGCATGTCTCCTAAGTCGCCAAGGTCAAGGACAAGTAAGAAGTCGCCTGTCTCCAAATCCCCTGACAGGCACCAGAACTCAAAGATGATGGAGTCTTTGAAAGTGGAACAATCATCAAACAAAAGTCCAATCTCAGGGCAGGGCAGTGTGCAAAGTCCAAGGGCACACAATGGAACATTTTTCAACATGGACCACTCAATGGCAAGAGATTCCCAAAGCAATAAATCTCCTCTTGGCCACAGCACAAGTCCCATAGCTGCTTTCAACAAATCACCGCTAGGCCATAGCACTAGCCCCATAGGGGGAGGGGGTGGGTACACACAGTTGTCACCAAACCAACACGACTGCAGAGGTAATCTTACACCAGTGCAGAAACCAGCTTTAATAAGCCCATTGGAAATCATGCACCAAAGTTATGGCCAAGCAAGTTCCACAGCACCTCTCTGTGTCAATACTTCGCCGGTGACATCAACAGCCGCTGTGGCCGCGGCACTTGGGCCACCACTCAGTCCACAGAACGTCCAGTTGTACCCCTCGCCCGGCTGCAAGAGTCCAGCCAGGTTAAAGGGCAACAAACATGATGACAGCTGCATTGCTGACCAACCAAAACCACCGATCAACCACTGCGATATCAAAATGAAAGAGCAGACTCAGTACTTTGTTGGCATCAATGGACCTAACCACTCTGGTGTTACACACAAGGGGAAACCATCATCTATGAGTTGCATGAATTCAGAAGCTGTATCAGCAGTGCCACATAGCGACAGCAAACCCAGCAacaagaagaaaagaaaacagcCTTCGTCATCCCAATCACCCAACAGAATACCTCATAAGAGACAATCACCCGACAACGGAACGATCAAACCAATTAACCTTCATGAGCCACAGGACTCAATTCTCTCAATGGTTAGCACTGTCAACCAACCATTACATATCTCAGCCATTTCATCACCAGAAAGCTCAGCCAAGTCGTCTCCTGTACCAGGCCTCAACGGAGAAAACAAAGACACTACTCTCCTGGAGAAAGGGCTGTTAATTTCATCCTTGGAAAAATCTTTCCAGCTCGCAGAGAAGACAGCAGAGAATGACCCAAGTCAGAG CAGTGTCCATGACGAGAATGCAGATAGTGATCGGTGTCGACCTTTGACCCCAGGTGGGAAAACACCAGAAGCCATTGATAGTAATTTACAAG AGGAGATGTCAAGTTTGACCGGTGGTGACAAGAGTTCATCGGCGGAATCCAAGGAGGCTGCCAACACCAGATCCTTTGAAGCACACATCACCAGTGGTTTTAATGCGCTGATGGCGTATGCATCCCATCAGCTGGATAAACGAGGCAAAAAACACTGCAAGGATGCCAAGGAAGTAGGAAAGAAAGAGAGCCGGAGGCAAAGTCCAGTGGCAAATGGACCGGTACCCGAGCAAAATGACCAGTGCCGAGATCATACTAGTTTGACTAAAGAAGTTCAAGGAATGGTGAATGGAGTGGTGCTCAAAGCTGAACGCGAGACTTGTAATGGAAGGGTGGAAACAGCCAATTTACCGAGAATGTCTCCTTTAAACACACCTCCGCCTGACATCACCAACACCAAAGATAGACAGCAGCAGATTAGTCCACCTCTTATTTCCAACACTTCTCATCTGCCACAGAATAATATCACCAACAAAGACATTGGGAGAGTGAATTCTGCTAACACAAGCTTTGCAGACATTCATGTAAAGTCTGAAGTTaatttcaacccaagtttcagTGACCAGGCAAGTAACAAACGCACGGATAAAAACAGTGCAAAGGTTGTTCCAGTGCATGTATCAATGAACGACACAGAGCCAGTGGTACCGTATCATAAAAAGTTCTCACAGAGAGACAGGGATGTAGGCAGAAACCATAGCAAGCCCTGGCTGCAGAAAGGTCATCACCGTCGTAATAACCATGACAGCAAATACAACAAGTTCAATAAGAACCCAGACTGGAAGCACCAGAACAAAGTGTCCCACTTCACTGGGTTCAATGACCTGCACAGGACTGGCAACAACATGCAGATGAACAATCACGGACCTGTTCCTCCACCACTGCCTCCCCTGTTACCCCCCAGGACAAACCAAGCCATGACCTCCCCAGTGAATGAGCACTCTCCCACTTCTTATGGACCAATAGGGTTTACCGACAGACATAGTCCGGTAATGGAGGCCCAAACACCGGGGAGTAGGCTTTCTATGTCATTTACAACACCAGGGTTGAACTACCCATCGACAACGGCATCTTACATGTCAGCAGGTTTGGGTTCATATGGGAAAGGAGCATCATACCTGACTAATTCACTGTCCTCATGGGGGCCACCACCACCTAATATTTCACTCCAGCCACAATCATATGCGGGTACATCATTGCCGCCACCGCCGCCACCAAACAGAGTACCTCCAACACTGAGTGGACCTCCACCACGAATGTCAGTCTCCACACCTCCTCCAAATATCTCATTGTCTCACGGTGAGCGACCTCCACCCCCACCACCTGGAAGACCAATGAATTCTGAACCCCCACCG
- the LOC139138238 gene encoding histone-lysine N-methyltransferase, H3 lysine-79 specific-like isoform X7 yields the protein MAKELRLHSPAGAEPVVYTWPIPAQDNRDGALEIVDTIRWVCEEIPELKLAMEKFALNDCDVKSYESMSILCEKYNRAIDGILQLRNGVSCPGRVNRKAGTGLLRHIMQQVYNHAISDPDKLNSYEPFSPENCSLKTRSALNYTARRDTVYGETSYDLVAQMIDEITMTEDDTFIDLGSGVGQVVLQVAAATRCKLAYGIEKADVPAEYALRMDKEYRKWMRWYGKEYSHYQLDKGDFLSNEMKDKIASASVIFVNNFAFGPEVDHQLKIRFANMKEGAKIVSSKSFCPLNFKITHRNLNDVASIMRVVELSPLRGSVSWTGKPVSYYLHTIDSSILEKYFQRQKNPKLREEEDQIRRTKKNYNEKFQAAKNLDFESANSNDSDYNVFGPTTRRQWSDWVSGKENQKASEEKQKAAGGIAKKYRRRKKDKDKIGAKKHKKSLKVKPKKDMKGMRRGPGRPRKNAISVGSTKTKRSAAIAIDLLHAHTISINNTQQHTGKKKSAEFQQSSPSFNVPSMFSSHSGLKMSSLPLSPVPPVPQACQLQLHEHQQQFLQTTECPHALQQLLDLYKFQFLQFMHNMKNPAFHSSIQQKIDQEQAKRAQLVNRISHLDKQIDYLTQDSVKLLHTRLDEVGIKANNPNELLSRSKDIVVRHKDLQMKSGALEKNVKELEMEQRKLFQMNEHELLENSNFLGKLCSTTNEQTTAITNKIRREVHNRKKLKRKVTKLETEVQALESLAKDDELHQVQTQDPTKKQPRKNGEKRGTKGSPRNRTSGQKISELLAAKDAARAQQDEKDLWTSEVQTVPNHVSSDYTMTSPAKLALRRHLSQEFQPAVDGQGQASNIEGESRLLELAGKPVQPTNCSGQTSMMLDANCFSEMPQILPGADSLTAAMTLNNAIPVSVATDPTKNSKRNKSGVQSSNCPKKSMSPKSPRSRTSKKSPVSKSPDRHQNSKMMESLKVEQSSNKSPISGQGSVQSPRAHNGTFFNMDHSMARDSQSNKSPLGHSTSPIAAFNKSPLGHSTSPIGGGGGYTQLSPNQHDCRGNLTPVQKPALISPLEIMHQSYGQASSTAPLCVNTSPVTSTAAVAAALGPPLSPQNVQLYPSPGCKSPARLKGNKHDDSCIADQPKPPINHCDIKMKEQTQYFVGINGPNHSGVTHKGKPSSMSCMNSEAVSAVPHSDSKPSNKKKRKQPSSSQSPNRIPHKRQSPDNGTIKPINLHEPQDSILSMVSTVNQPLHISAISSPESSAKSSPVPGLNGENKDTTLLEKGLLISSLEKSFQLAEKTAENDPSQSVHDENADSDRCRPLTPGGKTPEAIDSNLQEEMSSLTGGDKSSSAESKEAANTRSFEAHITSGFNALMAYASHQLDKRGKKHCKDAKEVGKKESRRQSPVANGPVPEQNDQCRDHTSLTKEVQGMVNGVVLKAERETCNGRVETANLPRMSPLNTPPPDITNTKDRQQQISPPLISNTSHLPQNNITNKDIGRVNSANTSFADIHVKSEVNFNPSFSDQASNKRTDKNSAKVVPVHVSMNDTEPVVPYHKKFSQRDRDVGRNHSKPWLQKGHHRRNNHDSKYNKFNKNPDWKHQNKVSHFTGFNDLHRTGNNMQMNNHGPVPPPLPPLLPPRTNQAMTSPVNEHSPTSYGPIGFTDRHSPVMEAQTPGSRLSMSFTTPGLNYPSTTASYMSAGLGSYGKGASYLTNSLSSWGPPPPNISLQPQSYAGTSLPPPPPPNRVPPTLSGPPPRMSVSTPPPNISLSHGERPPPPPPGRPMNSEPPPPPPPPGRPPTAVSSSMSKVPPIRPNIVNSNFGMNSMIPPYGMPASGHDVSMPMYIRNGPYSNA from the exons CTATGAAAGCATGTCCATATTATGCGAGAAGTACAACCGTGCAATTGATGGCATCCTGCAGCTG AGAAATGGTGTGAGCTGTCCCGGCCGGGTCAACAGGAAGGCGGGCACAGGGCTGTTACGACACATCATGCAGCAGGTGTACAACCATGCCATATCAGATCCTGACAAGTTGAATAGTTACGAGCCATTTTCACCAGAG AACTGCTCTTTGAAGACACGGTCAGCACTTAACTATACAGCAAGGAGAGATACA GTTTACGGGGAAACATCTTACGATCTGGTAGCGCAGATGATTGACGAGATAACGATGACTGAAGATGATACGTTCATTGATTTAGGCAGTG GTGTTGGTCAAGTGGTTCTACAGGTTGCGGCAGCCACCAGATGTAAATTGGCGTACGGCATTGAGAAAGCTGATGTACCAGCCGAGTATGCTTTG CGTATGGACAAAGAGTACCGCAAGTGGATGAGATGGTATGGCAAAGAGTACAGCCACTATCAGCTTGACAAGGGTGACTTCCTCAGCAATGAGATGAAGGACAAAATAGCAAGTGCCAG TGTGATTTTTGTCAACAATTTTGCATTTGGACCAGAAGTAGACCATCAG CTTAAGATTCGGTTTGCCAACATGAAAGAAGGCGCCAAGATTGTGTCATCAAAGTCTTTCTGTCCATTGAATTTCAAGATCACACACAGAAATTTGAATG ATGTTGCCAGTATTATGCGGGTAGTTGAGTTATCACCGCTGCGTGGTTCAGTATCCTGGACTGGAAAACCAGTATCTTATTATCTTCACACCATAGACAGTTCTATC cttgaaaaatattttcaaaggcAGAAAAATCCCAAACTCAGG GAAGAAGAGGACCAAATCAGaagaacaaagaaaaattacaatgaaaaatttcaagcggctaaaaatcttgattttgaatctGCAAACAGTAATGACAGTGATTACAATGTATTTGGACCAACAACTAGACGGCAGTGGTCAGACTGGGTGTCTGGCAAAGAAAACCAGAAAGCCAGTGAAGAGAAGCAG AAAGCTGCTGGGGGAATCGCCAAGAAGTACCGGAGACGGAAGAAGGACAAGGACAAGATTGGCGCTAAGAAACACAAGAAATCTCTGAAGGTAAAACCCAAAAAG GATATGAAAGGTATGCGTCGAGGCCCAGGGCGACCACGGAAGAATGCCATCAGCGTGGGCAGCACCAAAACAAAGAGATCGGCTGCAATAGCGATAGATCTACTTCACGCACACACAATATCAATCAACAACACTCAGCAGCATACCGGTAAGAAAAAAT CTGCAGAGTTCCAACAGTCAAGTCCAAGCTTTAATGTACCCAGTATGTTTTCTTCACACTCTGGGTTGAAAATGTCGTCCCTTCCTCTGTCGCCGGTACCACCTGTACCCCAGGCTTGCCAGCTTCAgttgcatgaacaccaacaacAGTTTCTTCAGACGACGGAGTGTCCCCACGCTTTGCAGCAGTTGCTGG atttgtacAAGTTTCAGTTTCTGCAGTTCATGCATAACATGAAAAACCCTGCATTCCACTCATCAATACAGCAGAAAATTGACCAGGAACAG GCTAAACGAGCCCAGTTAGTCAACCGTATTTCTCACCTGGACAAACAGATCGACTATCTGACACAAGATAGTGTCAAACTTCTCCACACTAGGCTAGATGAG GTTGGAATCAAAGCAAACAATCCCAATGAGCTGTTGTCAAGGTCTAAGGATATTGTGGTCAGACACAAAGACTTGCAGATGAAGAGTGGCGCTTTggagaaaaatgtgaaagaacttGAAATGGAACAAAGGAAGCTG TTTCAGATGAATGAACATGAATTACTGGAGAATAGTAATTTTTTAGGGAAATTATGCAGTACTACCAATGAACAGACAACAGCCATCACCAATAAAATCAGACGGGAGGTTCACAACCGGAAGAAACTGAAGAGAAAAGTCACCAAGCTGGAGACAGAGGTCCAGGCCTTGGAGAGCTTGGCCAAGGATGATGAGCTTCACCAGGTGCAGACACAAGATCCGACCAAGAAACAACCAAGGAAAAACGGAGAGAAGAGAGGCACCAAAGGAAGCCCAAGAAACAGAACAAGTGGCCAGAAGATATCAGAGCTCCTGGCGGCCAAGGATGCGGCTCGCGCCCAGCAGGACGAGAAGGACCTGTGGACATCAGAAGTTCAAACTGTGCCGAATCATGTCTCATCAGACTATACCATGACCTCGCCGGCCAAGTTGGCGCTGCGCAGGCACCTGTCTCAGGAATTTCAGCCAGCAGTTGATGGCCAAGGACAGGCATCAAATATTGAGGGTGAAAGCAGACTCCTCGAACTGGCTGGTAAACCTGTACAACCAACTAATTGCAGTGGACAGACCTCCATGATGCTAGATGCCAACTGTTTCAGTGAGATGCCACAAATATTACCGGGCGCTGACAGTCTGACCGCTGCAATGACTCTGAATAATGCTATTCCTGTCTCTGTTGCTACTGATCctacaaaaaattcaaagagGAACAAAAGTGGCGTTCAGAGCTCAAATTGTCCAAAGAAGAGCATGTCTCCTAAGTCGCCAAGGTCAAGGACAAGTAAGAAGTCGCCTGTCTCCAAATCCCCTGACAGGCACCAGAACTCAAAGATGATGGAGTCTTTGAAAGTGGAACAATCATCAAACAAAAGTCCAATCTCAGGGCAGGGCAGTGTGCAAAGTCCAAGGGCACACAATGGAACATTTTTCAACATGGACCACTCAATGGCAAGAGATTCCCAAAGCAATAAATCTCCTCTTGGCCACAGCACAAGTCCCATAGCTGCTTTCAACAAATCACCGCTAGGCCATAGCACTAGCCCCATAGGGGGAGGGGGTGGGTACACACAGTTGTCACCAAACCAACACGACTGCAGAGGTAATCTTACACCAGTGCAGAAACCAGCTTTAATAAGCCCATTGGAAATCATGCACCAAAGTTATGGCCAAGCAAGTTCCACAGCACCTCTCTGTGTCAATACTTCGCCGGTGACATCAACAGCCGCTGTGGCCGCGGCACTTGGGCCACCACTCAGTCCACAGAACGTCCAGTTGTACCCCTCGCCCGGCTGCAAGAGTCCAGCCAGGTTAAAGGGCAACAAACATGATGACAGCTGCATTGCTGACCAACCAAAACCACCGATCAACCACTGCGATATCAAAATGAAAGAGCAGACTCAGTACTTTGTTGGCATCAATGGACCTAACCACTCTGGTGTTACACACAAGGGGAAACCATCATCTATGAGTTGCATGAATTCAGAAGCTGTATCAGCAGTGCCACATAGCGACAGCAAACCCAGCAacaagaagaaaagaaaacagcCTTCGTCATCCCAATCACCCAACAGAATACCTCATAAGAGACAATCACCCGACAACGGAACGATCAAACCAATTAACCTTCATGAGCCACAGGACTCAATTCTCTCAATGGTTAGCACTGTCAACCAACCATTACATATCTCAGCCATTTCATCACCAGAAAGCTCAGCCAAGTCGTCTCCTGTACCAGGCCTCAACGGAGAAAACAAAGACACTACTCTCCTGGAGAAAGGGCTGTTAATTTCATCCTTGGAAAAATCTTTCCAGCTCGCAGAGAAGACAGCAGAGAATGACCCAAGTCAGAG TGTCCATGACGAGAATGCAGATAGTGATCGGTGTCGACCTTTGACCCCAGGTGGGAAAACACCAGAAGCCATTGATAGTAATTTACAAG AGGAGATGTCAAGTTTGACCGGTGGTGACAAGAGTTCATCGGCGGAATCCAAGGAGGCTGCCAACACCAGATCCTTTGAAGCACACATCACCAGTGGTTTTAATGCGCTGATGGCGTATGCATCCCATCAGCTGGATAAACGAGGCAAAAAACACTGCAAGGATGCCAAGGAAGTAGGAAAGAAAGAGAGCCGGAGGCAAAGTCCAGTGGCAAATGGACCGGTACCCGAGCAAAATGACCAGTGCCGAGATCATACTAGTTTGACTAAAGAAGTTCAAGGAATGGTGAATGGAGTGGTGCTCAAAGCTGAACGCGAGACTTGTAATGGAAGGGTGGAAACAGCCAATTTACCGAGAATGTCTCCTTTAAACACACCTCCGCCTGACATCACCAACACCAAAGATAGACAGCAGCAGATTAGTCCACCTCTTATTTCCAACACTTCTCATCTGCCACAGAATAATATCACCAACAAAGACATTGGGAGAGTGAATTCTGCTAACACAAGCTTTGCAGACATTCATGTAAAGTCTGAAGTTaatttcaacccaagtttcagTGACCAGGCAAGTAACAAACGCACGGATAAAAACAGTGCAAAGGTTGTTCCAGTGCATGTATCAATGAACGACACAGAGCCAGTGGTACCGTATCATAAAAAGTTCTCACAGAGAGACAGGGATGTAGGCAGAAACCATAGCAAGCCCTGGCTGCAGAAAGGTCATCACCGTCGTAATAACCATGACAGCAAATACAACAAGTTCAATAAGAACCCAGACTGGAAGCACCAGAACAAAGTGTCCCACTTCACTGGGTTCAATGACCTGCACAGGACTGGCAACAACATGCAGATGAACAATCACGGACCTGTTCCTCCACCACTGCCTCCCCTGTTACCCCCCAGGACAAACCAAGCCATGACCTCCCCAGTGAATGAGCACTCTCCCACTTCTTATGGACCAATAGGGTTTACCGACAGACATAGTCCGGTAATGGAGGCCCAAACACCGGGGAGTAGGCTTTCTATGTCATTTACAACACCAGGGTTGAACTACCCATCGACAACGGCATCTTACATGTCAGCAGGTTTGGGTTCATATGGGAAAGGAGCATCATACCTGACTAATTCACTGTCCTCATGGGGGCCACCACCACCTAATATTTCACTCCAGCCACAATCATATGCGGGTACATCATTGCCGCCACCGCCGCCACCAAACAGAGTACCTCCAACACTGAGTGGACCTCCACCACGAATGTCAGTCTCCACACCTCCTCCAAATATCTCATTGTCTCACGGTGAGCGACCTCCACCCCCACCACCTGGAAGACCAATGAATTCTGAACCCCCACCG